The DNA segment AATAAACGACAATTACAAAATTATTAGGCTTTAACAGACAATGTTCATGCCATTATCGGGCTCTTAACATGTTATAGAACTATTGATAATTTACATAAAGCCTTTATATCTTTATTCGTCTGCAATAGTGAAGTCAAGTTGTTTCTTCTCAAGATTAGCTTTTGCTACCTGAATTTTTATCTCATCACCAAGCAGATACTTGTTGTGGTGACGCCGACCAATAAGACAGTAGTTCTTCTCATCGAAATCGTAATAGTCATCACCAAGATCGCGGATTGGTACCATACCTTCACAGTGGTTTTCATTTATTTCGCAGTATATGCCATAAGATGTGATACCGCTGATATGTGCATCATATGTATTGCCTACCTTATCACTCATAAACTCTACCATCTTATACTTTATGCTGTCTCTTTCTGCAGTTGCAGCTACCAGCTCCATGTCGGAGCAGTGCACACAAAGTTCTTCGTAATGATCTTTGTTTCCACTTCGTCCACCTTCTTGATAACGTGTCAGCAAGCGGTGAACCATCGTGTCTGGATAACGGCGTATTGGACTTGTAAAGTGAGTATAGTATTCGAATGCCAGTCCATAGTGACCGATGTTGTGAACACTATATTTAGCCTTCATCATGGCTCTAAGAGCAACCATCTCGATTAGTTTTTGTTCTCTCTTGCCACCGCAGTCATCCATCAGTTTGTTGAGGCTTCTGGATATTTCACCTTTAGTACCTGCTGTCTTTAGTTTATAGCCGAATTTTACAATAAACTGTTTCAGAGTCTCCAACTTTGTTGGGTCTGGATTGTCGTGTATACGATATGGCAGAGTCTTGGCTTTTACACCTTTCTTTACTTTTCCAATGCTCTCAGCTACTGTACGGTTAGCGATAAGCATATATTCTTCTACCAACTTGTTGGCATCTTTAGACTTCTTGAAGTAGCAACGTGTGGGTTTGCCCTTGTCATCTATATCGAAATGCAACTCTTCGCGGTCGAATTTCACAGAACCGTTTTTGAATCTTGCAGCCCTTAGCTTTTTAGCCAGTCTGTCAAGTTGAATGAGTTCATTAGCGTATTCACCTTTATATCCATCTTTGCCTGCTTGCGGAGCCGGTTCACCTGTTCCGTCCACAACGCCATTATCTTCAAGTATGGATTGCACTTCTTCGTAAGCAAACCTTCGATTACTCTTTATTACAGTGTGAGCCAGATGCCACTTCTTTATGTTTGCATCCTCATCCATCTCGAATATTACACTATAACAAAGCTTTTCTTCGTTAGGGCGCAAAGAACAGATAAAGTTGCACAGTCTTTCAGGCAACATAGGTATGGTGCGGTCTACCAAATATATACTAGTAGCTCGGCTTACAGCCTCCTTATCTATAATAGAACCCTCAGTAACGTAATGTGAAACATCAGCTATGTGTACACCAACTTCCCATAGACCCTTTTGCAGTTGTCTTATAGACAGAGCATCATCAAAGTCCTTGGCATCTTTTGGATCGATAGTGAATGTGGTTACATCACGGAAGTCCTCACGTTCCTTGTAATCCTGGTCAGTTATTTCTCCGCTGATCTTGTCTGCGGCTTCTTCTACATTTTTAGGATATACATATGGAAGTCCGTAAGTGGCCAGTATAGAATTCATCTCTACATCGTTATCACCTTTCTGGCCTAATACGTCAAGGATTTCTCCTACGATGTTCTTATTCTCTTTACTAGGCCATTGTATGATTTTTACCACTACCTTGTCGTCAGTCTTACCGCCTTTGAGTTTCCTTTTCGGTATAATGATATCATGTACAAACAGATTGCTTTCGGTTACACAAAAAGCCAAATCCTTGTCAATACGTAGTCTGCCTACGAATGTATCTTTGCCATGTTCCAGAATATCAGTAACCATGGCCTCCTTGATATGATTCTGTCGGCGAGCTAAGAATGAAACTCTTACTTTGTCACCGTTAAGTGCAAACATAGAGTTACGCTCGGCTACAAACACAGGTTCTCCACCGTCATCAGGCAAGAAACTGTTTTTGCCATTACTCTTGCGTACAAACTTGCCTTCCTGTACCTGTCCCTTCATGTTCAGTCGGTAAGAGCTTTCAGATACTTTACTTATATAATCATCCCATGCCATCTCTTCCATTACATCTATTGCCAACATCTTAAGCGGATGAGTATCAAGACGTAATGATCTGAATATCTGTTTAAAGCTATATGTTTCGTTAGGATTGCTCTCGAAAAAGTCTTGTAATGCTTCTACAATCTGCTTCTTCGACATCCTTTTGCCACCTTTCTTGTTCTTTCCCATAATATTTATGTTTAATTTAGATTAATCCTAAACTCTATATATCGCAAAGGTACTAAATAATTTGCAATAATCAATAAATGCATATCTTTTTTTATAAATTGAAAATTATTTAGGCCTTGGTTGCATTGGTGACAGTATTATTATAATGCCATCTTTTATTTTTGCGTCATTTCTATGATTCGGCTACTCATTTCGTTTGTACTTGTTATCATCAGTCCTATTTTCATAAGATAATCACCTGTGTATGTTTTGTTGTCGAATGACAATTTTGACTTTTCACCTGGCATCAGATTGACTTCTTTTACTGTATAAAGTGCTGATGGATTAAGTCCTTCCATTTTGGTCGGTAGCAGGTTAGCCATAAATCTTGGGTGAATATCATAGGCGAAGACCAAAGCATGTGTCTTATCGTCTGATACGCGCTGTATCACACAGTGGTCTCCATTATAAGGTGATGCAAGGCGGTAAATATTGGCACTGTATATTAATGGTTTAAGACGGTTATACTCTTTAACCGCTTCTTTGCAGAACTGCATCTCGTTGGCTTTTAAACTTTTAAGATCTATGTCAAAACCAAGTTTGCAACTCATATCCACATCCACTCTGAATTTAATACTTGATGTCCTATTCCAGTTAGTTACATGAGAACACATTGCCTTGGCTGGCATAAACTGAGAGAATCCCCATTGTATATATAGTCTCTCTACAGGGTCCGTATTGTCGCTGCACCAGTATTCATCAAAATATTTTAGGGCTTCGTAGTCGCATCTTCCGCCACCACCGGAGCACATCATCAATGTAAGGTCGGGATATTTTTTCTGTATTCTCTGCAGCACATTATATAATCCTTTCACATAGTCGACATATAGATTCCCCTGTTTTTCCTTTTCGTAAGTAGAGTATATGTTTGTTATAGGACTGTTGCAGTCCCACTTAAAGAATTTCAGTCCGGGGTTTTCTGTCATTATATTGTCTACTATGCCGAAAACAAAATCTTGAACTTTAGGATTTGTCAGGTCAAGGACCAGCTGGTTGCGATAATAGTAGGTTTCACGGTTCGGTAGTTTAAGCATCCAATTTGGATGTTTCTCAGCCAGTTCGCTCTTCGGATTTACCATTTCTGGTTCTATCCATATTCCAAATTTTACGCCGGCCTCATTAGCTGCTTTCACTAGATATGGAATGCCGTTTGGCAACTTAGTCTTGGTAGCCTGCCAGTCTCCTAATCCGGCATGGTCATCTTTACGAGGATATTTATTGCCGAACCATCCGTCGTCTAGTAAGAAGAGGTCAACGCCAAGGTCCTTAGCCTCCTTAAACAGACTTGTTAGTTTTGCTTCATCAAAGTTGAAGTAAGTATTCTCCCAGTTGTTAAGCAGTGTATATCTGTCACCATCACCTTTGCGCAATTGGTATTTCATAGCCCATCTCTGGAAATTTCGGCTACCTTCTCCAATACCTTTTGTGCTTAGTGTGAAAATAAACTCAGGTGTCTTCAGCACCTCGCCTTTTTTCAGCATATAGCACGAAGCATCAGGGTTGATGCCGCTTATTATTCTCAATTCATTATCATGGTCTATATCAAATGTAAAACGAAAATTTCCGGTCCATCCGATTGTGCCCATCAAGACTTTACCGCTATTCTCGGCTACATCTTCACCGAGACCCACTTCAAAGAATGGCTGTGAGAACATAGCCGCACGTGTACCCAATCGTGTATCTATTACTTTTTTGCCATATATCAACGGTGTCTTAGTCATCTGCATTTCTTTTGCCCAATCGCTGTGAAATTCAGTCAAGAAATATTTACTTTCCTCGAAGTATAACATAGATGAAGCATAACGGCTTAGACTTACCAGTCCGTTCTCGTTATGACTTATTTCTGTCCACTCCTTTATTATATTATCCTTTTCGTAAGCAGCGAAATGTAGAGTAACATTTACGGGATACAAATCATCCTTGAGTTTTATTATGGTTTCTGTACCACCGTTGATAGCCTTTGACGAATGTGATATATATTTTAGTATAGAAGTAGCATTACCGTCTACATGTCTTATCTCCATTGCCGGTTCAAAATAATCTTCAGTACCCATTACCGGATACACTTCATTACCCTTTGTTTGAGTTTGAGTGACATTTGTGCGAGGCATATCCAATAAGTCAAGATCAGTACCATCAGCGAGTCTTTCACCCAGATAAGTCTGGTATAGTCTACCGTTCTCCTTCACCTGCAATATAAGTTGTGTGTTGTCGGTAGAAATAACAATATTTGTTTTTGACCATACATTTGCGGTCATAGACAATAATACGACGAATATAAATGTAAGTTTTTTCATGATTAAAATTTTTCTAGTTACAAAGATATTAAAATATAACTAATTAATACTTCTGTCCGGTACTTTTATTGAATAAATTGTTTTTGTAGAAGTCTTCTAGATGTAGTTCAGAATATTAATCTATGATTTATTGTGGCTCGTTTTTTTGATGTAAATAAAAAGAAAAAGGCTCAACTCTTTCTGAAAGAGCTGAGCCACTTATATTGTATTTCTAATACGTTTTCAAAATAAAACCATCCGGTTATTTGCTACTCTCGATGGTTCCGTTAATTACTGCTGATGCTGCGAAAAATAGAGCAGCCATACAGCACATAAATGTTAATCCTGTCATAATCTTTTTCCTTTCTTTATTTTGTTATTTACTTTTAGTACATGCCTCACGACATCTCCAAGTTATCCTTTTCTTTCTTTTTACCTTAACCTCAACCTATTGTTCTGTATCCTTTACAATCTTTTTTTTACCTTAACTAATCCTATCAATTTTCCTTTGTTGTTATCCTTCTATCTTTTTACACTGCAAAGATACAACGAATATTCTCTCAAGTCAATAGTTTTATTATCTTTTGTGCCTAAAATAGGCACTTTCTTGATTTATATCAAGGCTTTGTGTGCGAGCACACATGCTTTATAGCACACAAAAGAATTAATATCATCACATATTTCAGTTTTGATATGCATACAATATGATTATTTTTTATATTTTGTGACAACTGTATCATCATAATTACTATATTTGCGAAAAAAGGAGGGGATTATGAAGATACTTATTGCAGGAGGAACAGGTTTCTTGGGAAAAGCCTTGACTGTTTATTTGTTGGATTGTGGTTTTGAGGTAAACGTATTGTCACGAGGCAGAGTCAGCCATAGTAATCTTATATCATATTATAAATGGGACGTAGAAAATGGTTTCATAGATAAGGAAGCCTTTGATGGTGTCAATGCCATTGTTAATATGACAGGAACGAATATGGGAGAGAAGCGTTGGACATCAAAGCGTAAGATTGAGATAGTGGAAAGCAGGACAAAGCCTATAGAACTGCTTCTATCATGTATCAGAAGACTTGGCATCCGGATAGATACATTTATATCATCTTCCGCTGTTGGATTCTATGGAGCTGTTACTTCTCAAAAAATATTTGTAGAAACAGATCACCCTGGAAATGATTTTCTAGCTTCTGTCTGCAGACAGTGGGAAGCTTCTGCCCTAAGTTTTAGTGATGTAGCAAAGCGTGTCGTGATACTAAGAAAAGGTGTAGTAATCGGTAAAGATGGTGGCTTGTATAAGAAGATGGTTCCATTTGCCCAAATGGGTCTTAATATAGCAATGGGGGATGGATCACAATTCTTGCCGTGGATAGATATACGCGATTTGGTTAAGCTGTATTATTTCATACTTACAGATGATCGTATCAGTGGTATTTTCAATGCAGTATCCACTCAGCAAATTACTATGAATGATTTTTCCAGATATATGCTTGCTTCACTTAACAAGAAATCTATTCTTCCCAATATTCCCGCTTTTTTAGTAAAGTTGATGACTGGAGATATGTCAGATATGATGTTGTATGGTTCAAGAGTGAGTAATCAAAAAATTATAGATGCCGGATTCAAATTTGATTATCCCAAACTTGATAATATATAGCGGTGATATTAGCATCCGCATATGATTTTGCATCTAACCTTAAATATATATTTTTATAATATCAATAGATGTGTGCATGATACAAAAAAATAGTTATATTTGCATATCTGACTGTATCAACATGGCCAGTATCTAACAAAATCATTAATACAATGAAAAATCTTAATTATTCAGTTGTTGGAAATTGTCGCACAGCAGCCATTATCTCAGAAAGAGGCAGCGTAGATTGGTTTTGCCTTCCTGATTTTGATTCTCCTTCAGCCTTTGGAAAGATATTGGATGAAGAAAAAGGAGGTAGTATAGAGATAATCGTTCCTCCAGATTATACTATATCACAGCAATATCTTGCCCATACCAATGTACTTGTAACAACTTATGAATCGCCACAACAGGATAGTTTTGATGTTATAGACTTCATGCCAAGATACAGAACAGGAGACGAATCATATTATTATACTCCTGCCGAATTATACAGAATGATAAAATTGACAGGCGGGCATCCTAAATTCAAGGTAGTTTACAATCCAAGATTGAATTATGCAGATGGTAATATAGTAAATAAATACGGTCCGAAATTCATAAAGACATGTTTGGAAGGTAATATTGAGAATGCCATCTATTTATATTCCAGTCTTGATTTTACATCTATAATGAAAAATAGAGAGATTGAACTCACCAAAAATGAATTCATGCTTGTATCATACAATCAGAAAGTCATCGATATTGATATGGAGAGAGTTTATCTTGAGTATTCACGTACCAAACTATATTGGCTGAACTGGTCTAACCGTTCTAAAAAGTATTCTTTATTTGATGATTACATAGAACGTAGCATGCTGATACTTAAGCTCATGTCTTATCAGCCAACAGGTGCTGTTTTGGCCGCCATCACCACAAGTATACCTGAAGTGATAGGTGGTGTACGCAATTGGGATTATAGATATTGCTGGCTTCGTGATGCCTCCATGTCTATTGAGACCCTAATACAAATAGGCCATAGTGGAGCTGCCAAAAGATTTATGAAATTCATAACTAATATTCTCCATTCCAAATCAGATAGTTTCCAGATAATGTATGGGATTCACTATGAACGCAACATAGATGAGAAAGAGCTTAATCATCTCAAAGGTTTTAAAGGGTCTCGCCCTGTCAGAATAGGTAATGCCGCATTTTGTCAGAAACAGAATGATGTTTATGGATACCTGATGAATGTTATTTATCAGTATTACCGGTATTTTAGTGGGACACTTGACGAGATTGAGGATTTGTTTGAAGTAGTAAAACATATAGGTCGTATTGTCTTGAAAGAATGGCGCAATCCTGATAGCGGAATTTGGGAGATACGTAATAAAAAGGAGCACTTTGTCTCTTCCAAAGTGATGTGTTGGGTTGCACTTGACAGAGCAGCAAAGATATCGGAGATGTTGCATAATGAACACTATTCAAAGCGTTATAGAGAAGAAGCAAAAGTGATAAAGCAGGATGTTCTGGAACATGGGTGGAAAGATGAGATCCAGAGCTTCTCTCAGACGTATTCCAATCTTGACTTAGACTCATCTTTATTGTTGATGGAAAAATATGGATTTATTTCTGGAGATGACCCTAAGTATAAGAAAACAGTGGATGCCGTATATTCCAATCTTAACTATAAGGGACTTATGTTCAGATATAATAATCATGATGACTTCGGAAAGCCTAAATCAGCTTTTACAATATGTAATTTCTGGATGGTTAGAGGTCTGTTTGTTACAGGCCGTCAAGATGAAGCACTTGAGATGTTTAAAAGATTACTTTCATATTCTAACCATGTAAAACTCTTTAGTGAAGACCTTGATTTCGACACTAAACAGCAGATGGGCAATTTTCCACAGGCATATTCCCATTTGGCACTTATTGATACAGCCATGCTCTTCTCAAAAGAGATCAAAATTTCAAAATTCATACGTCCTTGACAATCAATTGTTAAGTCTGTCTATATTTTCATATTCCACATAAATGGTATAAGAAAGGTAGAACGTCTGTCTGTAAAGGTATACAATATCTTGCGTTGTCAGATGTTGTTCCTACCTTTATGCTATATCCATTTTTGGGAACAGCCATAAACATATCTTCATCAGTTACATCATCTCCCATTGCTAAGATGAAATCATACCTGTCTTTGCTCAATAATCTTTTTATCTCATTTCCTTTTGAATATATGGGATATTTTATTTCCAGAATTTTATTGCCTCTCATCATTTGTAGTCCATGACGGTTGCATGGAGCTATAAGGGCATTTATCAATTGTTGCTCGCGAAGTACTGCCAACCAGTCGTCAACACTTCTGAAATGCCATACCAGTGCAGTCTTCTTCATCTCTATTCGTGATCCCGGAGTTTTGTCTACAAATTCATTCAGTATATGTATTATTTCGTCATCCCATTCCACATTTCCTATTAATTCTTTCCATATTCCGTCTTCTTTATAAGCAGCACCATGTTCAGCAACGAGATCAATATTCAGATTCCCAAACCATCTCTCCAATGTGTCTTTATCCCTTCCACTAGTAATGATAATCAGATTGTTTTTATCAGTGGAGGCTTTTTTCAGAAAATGCAATAATTCTTTTTCAGGATAAGCCTCTTCAGGATTATTTTTAAATCCCGAAAGAGTTCCGTCATAGTCAAATACCAACAAACGGTGTGAAGCATTTTTATAAGAACTGTGAATCTGTTTGCTATTCGACACATTTATCTCCTTATTATTCATCTGAGAGTTTTGATCGCATACATATATAAGATTAGTGATAAAGTCGGAAGCCCATTTATCAACAGTTTGTCTTGATATCGTAAGTTGCATTCGTTTCATTCTAAGCTCCTGTTCTGCAACAGGCATTCTGATAGCCTTCACTATAGCATTTTCTATCTGCTTTATATCGTTTGGGTTAATAAGTATAGCATCACTCAATTCAGCAGCTGCTCCAGCCATCTCACTTAGTATAAGTACTCCATGTCCATTTCCTTTTACAGCCACATACTCTTTTGAGACCAAGTTCATTCCGTCTCTGAGTGGTGCAACTAGACCGATGTCTGCCATAGAGTATATTGCGATTAGGTCGTTAAAGTCAAAACCATGATAGAAATAATATATAGGTACCCAATTTACGTTAGAATATTTACCGTTTACAGAACCGATTTTTTCATCTATTATTTTCTTAAGATCTGCATATTTGTTTACGTTGTCGCGTGATGGGACTATTATCATCATCAACGAAACCTTACCTCTATATTCAGGGTGGTTTTTTAGGAAGAGATGAAAACCTTTTATCTGATGTATTATACCCTTGCTATAATCCAGTCGGTTGACAGATAAAATCAGTTTATTATCTTTCCCATAATTATTTTTAAGTTCCTTCACATGTTCCACCATTTCCGGCTTTAGAGCTGCATCATGGTACATATCATAATTTATGCCCATGGGAAATGCGTTGATGTATGCTTTATGATGTCCTTGCAATACACAGTCAAGTCTTATATTCAGTTTTAGTACTCTGTATATTGCACTGGCAAAATGCCTCATATAGTCGGATGTGTGAAATCCTATCAGGTCAGCTCCAAGTAGTCCACTAAGCAATTCGGCCCTTTCAGGCAACACTCTGAATAACTCATAAGAAGGGAACGGCACATGATGGAAGTAGCCTATCTTAATATTTTTTATTCCATCTCTAAGCATTTTGGGTAATAACATCAAATGATAATCCTGTACCCATACGATATCCCCTGACCTTATTATTTTGCTTGCCTCCTCATAAAACTTTTCATTTACGAATTTATATGTGCGCCAGTTTCTTTCGTCATATTCCACAAAAGAGTAGAAATAATGAAACAATGGCCATAATATACTGTTCGAGTAACCCTCGTAATATTGGCTTATTTGCTTTTCTGACAGATATACAGGATGGTAGTTATACTTATCAAGAGTCTTGTTTAGTTTGTTCCTTACTCTCGGTTCTTTTACTTCCATACCAGGCCAACCAATCCAGTGCCTTTCCATATTCGGAATATTTAGAGAGTCCAACCCTGTAGCCAGTCCACCTTCACTTTTTACCAACTGGAATTCATCATTTTCATCTTTGATTATTTTTATTGGTAATCTGTTTGATATAATAAAGATTCTCATATACACTTTATTTTTATTTGGTTAGTTACTAAAGTTTCCAGTTCAATAAACACGAAAGAGGCATAAAACGTATCACAAGACAGATCTGTCTGCTTGTAACGTTGCAAAAATTTCAATACAACATATCAATTGATATATATTGTCAACACACAAAGTTAAATAAAATATTTGACACTTCCAAATGAATTAGCGTTTAAAAGCATTTATTATATAAAAAGCATTGTTATATATACGCCTTTTAATGAAATATTATAAGCAAGAAAAAAGCTGCCTAATAAATTTAGGCAGCCTTCTTCTTGTTTATTTCAACATTAACAAAATACAACCATGTTTAGGTAGTATTCCGGTTATCCTATCCTTCTTATTTACCTCACTTTTTCCTGTCCATAAATTATCTATTCTTACATTTTTTCTTTTTAATCTCAGTGATTTAATATCTACATTAATGTGTACGTTATCACTATCTGAAATATTGAATATTGCAAGATAAGTAGCCCCACTCTTAGAGTCTTTAGATGTAATAGCTAATTTGTCTTCAGACTGGAAAATCTGACGCACATCTGTACTATTATTATGCATATTCAAAACCGCACGGTTAGTAATCAAACTCTTGGTGAATTCATCAAGAGTTGGTAAATCACCTCCATACATCAAAGGAGATTTGAATATTGAGAAGAACGTCATTAATGTATACTGCTCATCCTTTGTAAGACGAGTCATACGATTGCTACCACGCTCACCCCTCACTGCTATATGTCCTAAAGGAATCATATCGCAATCAGGCCAAGTTCCTGATGCAATGTAGGGATACCATTTCTGAGATACATACATAAGATGTTTAATGTCATTCCATTGGTCCCACACATCGTTGACCATACGCCACATGTTTGCATGTGTAGAAACATGAGCCGCACTTTCTATTGGAGTCTCACCGGGAGAAAGACTCAGAACTATTTTTCTTCCACAGTTATCAATCGCATTACGTACCATATTAATTTCATCTTTATGGTAATATGGAGCTGACATATCATCTATTTTAATAAAATCTACACCCCATGAAGCATATAATTCAAATAAAGAATTATAATATTCCTGTGCACCTTTTTTTGTAGCATCAACTGTGTAGTTATCATGCAACCATGCGCAAAGATTGTCTGTGTTAAATATTTGCGATGCATTAATTCCATTTGTACCTTTAATAGGTAAGTTCATTTCTACAGCCTTCTTAGGAATACCACGCATTATATGTATACCAAACCTCAGACCTTTTGAGTGGATATAATCAGCAAGAGGCTTAAATCCTTTACCATCCAAAGCTGAAGGGAATTTCTTTACAGATGGTGTATAACGTCCCCATTTATCAATATTGAAAATAGGATCTTTTTCATTATAACCACCTGCTTTAGTGTTATCCACAAACCATCTTATGTCAACTACAATATATTTCCACCCATATTGCTTAAGATTTGCCGACATGTAGTCAGTAGCCTCTTTTATTTCCTTTTCGGTAACTGTAGGACCATAACAATCCCAACTATTCCATCCCATTGGGGGTGTTTGCGCCCATTGTTTAAAATTGCCAATCTTGGCGTTGGCTGTCAAAGACGCCAACACCAAGAACGCAAATGCTAAAAATGATTTCTTCATATTATATTATTAACCTACTATTTATCGCCTGATGAATATCCGGGATTCTGAATGAGATTCGGATTCTTATCTAGTTCTGCCTGTGGCAATGGAAGCCAGTACATTCTTTCTATAAATTTACGTTCCTGTACTACAACGGTAGGATCGTAAGTATAAGAACCATCCGACTTTTTAATTATCTTTATTCCATGTACTGTCTTATTCAGATATTCATCTCCAAGTTTCCATCTACGAACATCAAAATAACGATGTTCTTCAAAACAAAGCTCTACTCTACGCTCATTGCGAATCCTTTCCAACAAGGCAGTACCGGTATCAGTAACATCAGGCATTCCTGCACGCTTACGTATTACGTTTAAGGCATTACGTGCGCCGTCTTCGTCATTACATTCATAAAGAGCTTCAGCCAGATTAAGATACTGTTCACCTAGACGCAACCATATCCAGTCGCGGCGATATGGCATATTCCAACTGTTTCCAACATAGGCCGGGTTTAAAAATTTGCGCATATTGTAACCTGTGAGGGATGTATTCCATGAGTCATTGCCAAATTTAGAATCTTTACCACCACCCTTTTCTCCTTCATTCAGAAATGTCTCA comes from the Xylanibacter oryzae DSM 17970 genome and includes:
- a CDS encoding glycoside hydrolase family 15 protein encodes the protein MKNLNYSVVGNCRTAAIISERGSVDWFCLPDFDSPSAFGKILDEEKGGSIEIIVPPDYTISQQYLAHTNVLVTTYESPQQDSFDVIDFMPRYRTGDESYYYTPAELYRMIKLTGGHPKFKVVYNPRLNYADGNIVNKYGPKFIKTCLEGNIENAIYLYSSLDFTSIMKNREIELTKNEFMLVSYNQKVIDIDMERVYLEYSRTKLYWLNWSNRSKKYSLFDDYIERSMLILKLMSYQPTGAVLAAITTSIPEVIGGVRNWDYRYCWLRDASMSIETLIQIGHSGAAKRFMKFITNILHSKSDSFQIMYGIHYERNIDEKELNHLKGFKGSRPVRIGNAAFCQKQNDVYGYLMNVIYQYYRYFSGTLDEIEDLFEVVKHIGRIVLKEWRNPDSGIWEIRNKKEHFVSSKVMCWVALDRAAKISEMLHNEHYSKRYREEAKVIKQDVLEHGWKDEIQSFSQTYSNLDLDSSLLLMEKYGFISGDDPKYKKTVDAVYSNLNYKGLMFRYNNHDDFGKPKSAFTICNFWMVRGLFVTGRQDEALEMFKRLLSYSNHVKLFSEDLDFDTKQQMGNFPQAYSHLALIDTAMLFSKEIKISKFIRP
- a CDS encoding TIGR01777 family oxidoreductase, which translates into the protein MKILIAGGTGFLGKALTVYLLDCGFEVNVLSRGRVSHSNLISYYKWDVENGFIDKEAFDGVNAIVNMTGTNMGEKRWTSKRKIEIVESRTKPIELLLSCIRRLGIRIDTFISSSAVGFYGAVTSQKIFVETDHPGNDFLASVCRQWEASALSFSDVAKRVVILRKGVVIGKDGGLYKKMVPFAQMGLNIAMGDGSQFLPWIDIRDLVKLYYFILTDDRISGIFNAVSTQQITMNDFSRYMLASLNKKSILPNIPAFLVKLMTGDMSDMMLYGSRVSNQKIIDAGFKFDYPKLDNI
- a CDS encoding alpha-galactosidase, with amino-acid sequence MKKLTFIFVVLLSMTANVWSKTNIVISTDNTQLILQVKENGRLYQTYLGERLADGTDLDLLDMPRTNVTQTQTKGNEVYPVMGTEDYFEPAMEIRHVDGNATSILKYISHSSKAINGGTETIIKLKDDLYPVNVTLHFAAYEKDNIIKEWTEISHNENGLVSLSRYASSMLYFEESKYFLTEFHSDWAKEMQMTKTPLIYGKKVIDTRLGTRAAMFSQPFFEVGLGEDVAENSGKVLMGTIGWTGNFRFTFDIDHDNELRIISGINPDASCYMLKKGEVLKTPEFIFTLSTKGIGEGSRNFQRWAMKYQLRKGDGDRYTLLNNWENTYFNFDEAKLTSLFKEAKDLGVDLFLLDDGWFGNKYPRKDDHAGLGDWQATKTKLPNGIPYLVKAANEAGVKFGIWIEPEMVNPKSELAEKHPNWMLKLPNRETYYYRNQLVLDLTNPKVQDFVFGIVDNIMTENPGLKFFKWDCNSPITNIYSTYEKEKQGNLYVDYVKGLYNVLQRIQKKYPDLTLMMCSGGGGRCDYEALKYFDEYWCSDNTDPVERLYIQWGFSQFMPAKAMCSHVTNWNRTSSIKFRVDVDMSCKLGFDIDLKSLKANEMQFCKEAVKEYNRLKPLIYSANIYRLASPYNGDHCVIQRVSDDKTHALVFAYDIHPRFMANLLPTKMEGLNPSALYTVKEVNLMPGEKSKLSFDNKTYTGDYLMKIGLMITSTNEMSSRIIEMTQK
- a CDS encoding bifunctional alpha,alpha-trehalose-phosphate synthase (UDP-forming)/trehalose-phosphatase, producing MRIFIISNRLPIKIIKDENDEFQLVKSEGGLATGLDSLNIPNMERHWIGWPGMEVKEPRVRNKLNKTLDKYNYHPVYLSEKQISQYYEGYSNSILWPLFHYFYSFVEYDERNWRTYKFVNEKFYEEASKIIRSGDIVWVQDYHLMLLPKMLRDGIKNIKIGYFHHVPFPSYELFRVLPERAELLSGLLGADLIGFHTSDYMRHFASAIYRVLKLNIRLDCVLQGHHKAYINAFPMGINYDMYHDAALKPEMVEHVKELKNNYGKDNKLILSVNRLDYSKGIIHQIKGFHLFLKNHPEYRGKVSLMMIIVPSRDNVNKYADLKKIIDEKIGSVNGKYSNVNWVPIYYFYHGFDFNDLIAIYSMADIGLVAPLRDGMNLVSKEYVAVKGNGHGVLILSEMAGAAAELSDAILINPNDIKQIENAIVKAIRMPVAEQELRMKRMQLTISRQTVDKWASDFITNLIYVCDQNSQMNNKEINVSNSKQIHSSYKNASHRLLVFDYDGTLSGFKNNPEEAYPEKELLHFLKKASTDKNNLIIITSGRDKDTLERWFGNLNIDLVAEHGAAYKEDGIWKELIGNVEWDDEIIHILNEFVDKTPGSRIEMKKTALVWHFRSVDDWLAVLREQQLINALIAPCNRHGLQMMRGNKILEIKYPIYSKGNEIKRLLSKDRYDFILAMGDDVTDEDMFMAVPKNGYSIKVGTTSDNARYCIPLQTDVLPFLYHLCGI
- the rnr gene encoding ribonuclease R, with protein sequence MGKNKKGGKRMSKKQIVEALQDFFESNPNETYSFKQIFRSLRLDTHPLKMLAIDVMEEMAWDDYISKVSESSYRLNMKGQVQEGKFVRKSNGKNSFLPDDGGEPVFVAERNSMFALNGDKVRVSFLARRQNHIKEAMVTDILEHGKDTFVGRLRIDKDLAFCVTESNLFVHDIIIPKRKLKGGKTDDKVVVKIIQWPSKENKNIVGEILDVLGQKGDNDVEMNSILATYGLPYVYPKNVEEAADKISGEITDQDYKEREDFRDVTTFTIDPKDAKDFDDALSIRQLQKGLWEVGVHIADVSHYVTEGSIIDKEAVSRATSIYLVDRTIPMLPERLCNFICSLRPNEEKLCYSVIFEMDEDANIKKWHLAHTVIKSNRRFAYEEVQSILEDNGVVDGTGEPAPQAGKDGYKGEYANELIQLDRLAKKLRAARFKNGSVKFDREELHFDIDDKGKPTRCYFKKSKDANKLVEEYMLIANRTVAESIGKVKKGVKAKTLPYRIHDNPDPTKLETLKQFIVKFGYKLKTAGTKGEISRSLNKLMDDCGGKREQKLIEMVALRAMMKAKYSVHNIGHYGLAFEYYTHFTSPIRRYPDTMVHRLLTRYQEGGRSGNKDHYEELCVHCSDMELVAATAERDSIKYKMVEFMSDKVGNTYDAHISGITSYGIYCEINENHCEGMVPIRDLGDDYYDFDEKNYCLIGRRHHNKYLLGDEIKIQVAKANLEKKQLDFTIADE